In the genome of Saprospira sp. CCB-QB6, one region contains:
- a CDS encoding tetratricopeptide repeat-containing sensor histidine kinase, with the protein MRRLRYILYCCLWAAVSFGQDSLAWEQELERYLSEADALYRKDRRKAMDILKFVESKAEKLRDTVALARIYNNMGHSYRHWGYTYRAAELFTNSYILMKNSGEELAAGFALVDIGNLYYDLKKYEEAKPYYEGAIKIFDPKQEAGARGLETCYNNLALVAEQKGEYAIAERFFRKALASRAQFQDSFLLAHSYFYLSRLSLFQKKGKQAEQFARSSMAHRSGGQMRGRYDLEFLPIAQHYVLGEAFHLQGQLDSAEYHFWLSVELAEPYPQLSPYFLKSYYTLGQIFREKGEKDQAEKLWRAALQKSQTLSFFDEKEKLWKALISLYREEENYAAMAAAYEQLYDLVKRQTPGASESMLRFHAEWKNYNSQEKLARQELELAQEQKEQRIQLWILSIIFCLLMLLAVFVFLLYKKSLEVSQKNISLSEQNRTIASKQKIISENAEELRELNETKDLLFSVIAHDLRGPFNSLTGFSKLMQTYIQNNRWQELKTSFQILDESSQQAYWIFENLLGWIQGQTGKLEAENQDIDIRPIVEESLRLLSSMRLLKNLNIYQDYVSAYAKADPYMLRTVLRNLLTNAIKFSSEGGNIYIRSWEEKNLLYIEVEDEGEGMSKEAIHKLFHTKKLQTKSQSVSGLGLILAKQFTECMQGQITIESQEQKGSIFRISLPIGEQAQVPVPESISPKIQPAIAPSPPSDTESFMQQHLNQLQLCLAPYLKELEILTVYEASALRKILEQLQEKPENELALQQWCNLLQQAIYNSDQPLYEQLTIPLYAL; encoded by the coding sequence ATGAGAAGGTTAAGATACATCTTGTACTGTTGTTTGTGGGCTGCTGTTTCATTTGGGCAGGACAGTTTGGCTTGGGAGCAAGAATTGGAGCGTTATTTAAGTGAAGCGGATGCCTTATATCGCAAAGATCGGCGAAAGGCCATGGACATTTTAAAGTTTGTGGAAAGCAAGGCAGAAAAGCTTCGGGATACGGTTGCATTGGCTCGTATTTATAATAATATGGGGCATAGTTATCGGCATTGGGGTTATACTTATCGGGCGGCGGAATTATTTACGAACAGCTATATTTTGATGAAAAACTCGGGCGAGGAATTAGCTGCGGGTTTTGCTTTAGTAGATATTGGTAATCTTTATTATGATTTAAAAAAATATGAGGAAGCCAAGCCTTATTATGAGGGGGCGATTAAGATATTTGACCCTAAGCAGGAAGCTGGGGCGAGGGGCTTAGAGACCTGCTATAACAACTTGGCCTTAGTTGCAGAGCAAAAAGGAGAATATGCGATAGCCGAGCGTTTTTTTAGGAAAGCATTAGCTTCTAGAGCCCAGTTTCAGGATTCCTTTTTATTGGCGCATTCTTACTTTTACTTGAGTCGTTTATCTTTATTTCAAAAAAAGGGAAAGCAGGCAGAGCAGTTTGCGCGAAGCTCTATGGCGCATCGGTCTGGCGGACAAATGCGGGGGCGTTATGATTTAGAATTTTTGCCTATTGCGCAGCACTATGTTTTGGGGGAAGCCTTTCATTTGCAGGGGCAATTAGACAGTGCGGAATATCATTTTTGGTTATCTGTTGAGTTAGCAGAGCCTTATCCACAATTGAGTCCCTACTTCTTAAAATCCTACTATACCTTAGGCCAAATATTTAGAGAAAAAGGGGAAAAGGATCAGGCTGAAAAGCTTTGGAGGGCGGCTTTACAGAAGAGTCAGACGCTTTCTTTTTTTGATGAGAAAGAAAAGCTTTGGAAGGCGTTAATTTCCTTATATCGGGAAGAAGAAAACTATGCGGCCATGGCGGCGGCTTATGAGCAACTCTATGACTTGGTCAAGCGGCAAACGCCTGGAGCATCGGAGAGCATGTTGAGGTTTCATGCGGAGTGGAAAAACTATAACAGTCAAGAGAAATTGGCCCGTCAGGAGTTAGAATTGGCTCAGGAGCAAAAGGAGCAGCGCATACAGTTGTGGATTTTATCCATTATTTTTTGTTTGTTAATGTTATTGGCTGTTTTTGTATTTCTGTTGTATAAAAAGAGTCTGGAGGTTAGTCAGAAAAACATCAGTTTAAGTGAGCAAAACCGTACGATTGCGAGCAAGCAAAAAATCATTAGTGAAAATGCGGAAGAGTTGCGGGAGTTGAATGAGACCAAGGATCTTTTATTTTCGGTTATTGCGCATGATTTACGTGGTCCTTTTAATAGCTTGACGGGCTTTTCGAAATTGATGCAAACCTATATACAGAACAACCGTTGGCAGGAGTTAAAAACCTCTTTTCAGATTTTGGATGAATCTTCTCAGCAGGCCTATTGGATTTTTGAAAATTTATTGGGTTGGATACAGGGGCAAACGGGAAAACTAGAAGCTGAAAATCAGGACATTGATATTCGGCCTATTGTCGAAGAGAGTTTGCGATTGCTCAGTAGTATGCGTTTGCTTAAGAACCTAAACATCTATCAGGATTATGTATCGGCCTATGCCAAAGCAGATCCTTATATGTTGCGTACTGTTTTGCGCAACCTATTGACCAATGCTATTAAGTTCTCTTCAGAGGGTGGAAATATCTATATTCGTAGTTGGGAGGAAAAAAATCTATTGTATATTGAGGTAGAAGATGAGGGAGAAGGCATGAGTAAAGAAGCGATTCACAAGCTCTTTCATACTAAAAAGCTGCAAACCAAGAGTCAAAGTGTTTCTGGTTTGGGGCTTATTTTGGCCAAGCAATTTACAGAATGTATGCAGGGGCAAATTACGATTGAAAGTCAAGAGCAAAAAGGGAGCATTTTTCGCATCAGTCTGCCAATAGGAGAGCAAGCCCAAGTTCCTGTTCCAGAAAGTATCAGCCCAAAAATTCAACCCGCTATTGCCCCCTCCCCACCTAGTGACACTGAAAGCTTCATGCAGCAGCACTTAAATCAGCTTCAGCTTTGTTTGGCTCCTTATCTAAAGGAGCTAGAAATTTTAACTGTTTATGAAGCTTCTGCTTTGAGAAAAATCCTAGAACAACTGCAAGAAAAACCCGAAAACGAATTGGCCCTACAACAGTGGTGCAACCTTTTACAACAAGCCATTTATAATAGTGATCAGCCCCTTTACGAACAACTAACGATTCCTCTTTATGCCCTCTGA
- a CDS encoding DNA-binding response regulator — protein MPSEYQYSLLIVDDNPQNRLLAVEQLMQQEETYKILAAPSAAIADKLLERYAIDLILLDWEMPGTNGISFLQKLKADPQHKNIPVIMYTGIMTSPESLREALDAGAADFLRKPADPIELLARCRSILSRDQYYKALLQAEEERSRFKLQELSASLVQIAQQKRLLKEILDELEQLENHGPLRQLQEKIKHKLKEEGNWAELQNRIQLLHQEFIKKLETTHPNITQEELIYCTLIYMGLDQKEIMDILDITPESALRNRYRLRQKMQLHSQERVEEYLKNI, from the coding sequence ATGCCCTCTGAGTACCAATATAGTCTTCTTATTGTAGACGATAATCCCCAAAATCGCCTGCTTGCTGTAGAACAGTTAATGCAACAAGAAGAAACCTATAAGATTTTAGCGGCCCCCTCTGCAGCTATTGCCGATAAACTACTAGAACGATACGCTATTGACCTCATTCTCCTTGATTGGGAAATGCCTGGCACTAATGGTATTAGCTTTTTGCAAAAACTCAAAGCCGATCCCCAACATAAAAATATCCCTGTAATTATGTACACGGGTATTATGACGAGCCCTGAATCTTTACGAGAAGCCCTAGATGCTGGCGCTGCCGACTTCTTGCGCAAGCCCGCTGATCCTATCGAATTGCTAGCCCGCTGCCGCTCTATCTTGAGTCGTGATCAATATTATAAAGCTTTACTTCAAGCAGAAGAAGAACGCTCTCGATTTAAATTGCAAGAGCTATCCGCTAGCTTGGTCCAAATTGCCCAACAAAAACGCTTGCTCAAAGAAATTTTAGATGAACTAGAGCAACTAGAAAACCACGGTCCTCTGCGCCAACTCCAAGAAAAAATTAAACATAAACTCAAAGAAGAGGGCAATTGGGCTGAGCTGCAAAACCGCATCCAATTGCTCCATCAAGAATTTATCAAAAAACTAGAAACTACTCATCCCAATATTACCCAAGAAGAGTTAATCTATTGTACCCTAATCTATATGGGCCTCGACCAAAAGGAAATTATGGACATTTTAGACATCACACCAGAGTCTGCCCTGCGCAATAGATACCGCCTCCGACAAAAAATGCAACTCCATAGCCAAGAGCGCGTAGAAGAATATTTGAAAAATATTTAG
- a CDS encoding acyl-CoA thioesterase yields the protein MTIEERKEQATTRIFKAIFPNTTNHYNTLFGGAALQLMDEVAFICATRFCRKRVVTICSDRVNFNHPIPAGTLVELVAKVSKLGRTSLDIEVKIYLEKMYEDGRELAINGCFSFVAIDENRNPIPVID from the coding sequence ATGACCATAGAAGAACGTAAAGAACAAGCTACCACTAGAATATTTAAAGCGATTTTTCCCAATACGACCAATCATTATAATACGCTTTTTGGTGGGGCCGCCCTACAACTGATGGATGAGGTTGCCTTTATTTGTGCGACCCGCTTTTGCCGAAAAAGAGTGGTAACGATTTGCTCAGATCGGGTAAATTTTAATCATCCTATTCCTGCAGGTACTTTGGTCGAATTAGTGGCCAAGGTGAGCAAGCTGGGTCGCACTAGTTTAGATATTGAGGTGAAAATCTATCTAGAAAAGATGTATGAAGATGGTCGAGAACTGGCGATTAACGGTTGTTTTAGCTTTGTGGCCATAGATGAAAACCGAAATCCTATTCCAGTTATAGATTAA
- a CDS encoding tetratricopeptide repeat protein, which yields MYKYIFLALFISAISPSFGQNFNNAQQARLCLQYYRNGEFEKAAACFEELHKKDRSHDYYYERYLSCLFELEDYSTAEKVIKRAIKASPEKLERRVDYGRLYARQQEMDKAEKEYKRAIKELEGNQIQITRLANAFQQQDRHAEMVATYEKGEKLLGQPGIFAYQRGNAHRLAGNAEEMVKAYLDAIEAVPGRMTNIQAFLQRYLPEMTGSYEVLKTELFRRSQKDANNSLYPELLVWVYVQEEDFESALVQARALDLRLQENGSRVYKLAQMALNEEQYQAALDAFEYIVEEKGKTSIYYINAKEQILYTKRKQLSKGFAYTEEQLRTLEGEYKAFLKEFGQNAGTYGIMKQLAELEALYLNDLGQAIQILQAAVEMPRLDRQRLAEAKIQLGDYFLMNQEVWEASLLYSQVDKDQKDSPLGEMARYKNAKLSYYKGDFEWAQDQLEILKGATSELISNDAIDVSVFIMEHYNLDTTANSMRLFAQAELKIFQHRFEEAFTQMDSIKILYKGHGLEDDIHFARAKVFLQKLDYSKALTELEQIVANYPEGILVDNALFQMAQIYEERLKQPEKAMPLYEQILMEHMGSYFTVEARKRFRKLRGDGV from the coding sequence ATGTATAAGTATATTTTTTTGGCCCTTTTTATTTCGGCCATCTCCCCTAGTTTTGGGCAAAATTTTAATAATGCGCAGCAGGCTAGGCTTTGCTTGCAATATTACCGCAATGGCGAGTTTGAAAAGGCGGCCGCCTGCTTTGAAGAGCTGCATAAAAAAGACCGCAGTCACGACTACTATTATGAGCGTTATTTGAGCTGTTTGTTTGAGTTGGAGGATTATAGTACGGCAGAAAAAGTAATCAAGCGAGCCATCAAGGCGAGTCCAGAAAAGCTAGAACGACGTGTAGATTATGGGCGGCTTTATGCGCGGCAGCAAGAAATGGACAAGGCAGAAAAAGAGTATAAGCGAGCGATCAAGGAGCTAGAAGGCAATCAAATTCAGATTACTCGTTTGGCCAATGCTTTTCAGCAGCAAGACCGTCATGCGGAGATGGTGGCCACCTATGAGAAGGGCGAAAAGCTTTTGGGTCAGCCTGGAATTTTTGCTTATCAGCGGGGAAATGCTCATCGTTTGGCGGGCAATGCGGAGGAAATGGTCAAGGCTTATTTGGATGCAATTGAGGCAGTGCCTGGTCGCATGACGAATATTCAGGCCTTTTTGCAGCGTTATTTACCTGAGATGACGGGCAGTTATGAGGTTTTAAAAACGGAATTATTTAGAAGAAGTCAGAAAGATGCAAACAACAGTCTTTATCCAGAACTTTTGGTTTGGGTTTATGTGCAAGAAGAAGACTTTGAGAGTGCATTAGTACAGGCTCGGGCGCTTGATTTGCGTTTGCAGGAAAATGGCTCAAGAGTTTATAAATTGGCCCAGATGGCGCTTAATGAAGAGCAATATCAGGCAGCCTTAGATGCCTTTGAATACATTGTAGAAGAAAAGGGAAAAACCTCCATTTATTATATCAATGCCAAAGAGCAAATTCTATACACCAAGCGCAAGCAGCTCAGCAAGGGGTTTGCTTATACCGAAGAGCAGTTAAGGACCTTAGAAGGGGAGTACAAGGCCTTTTTGAAAGAATTTGGGCAAAATGCGGGCACTTATGGCATCATGAAGCAACTCGCAGAATTGGAGGCCCTCTATCTCAATGATTTGGGGCAAGCTATTCAAATTTTGCAAGCGGCAGTAGAAATGCCTCGTTTGGATCGGCAGCGTTTGGCAGAGGCCAAAATCCAGTTGGGAGATTACTTCTTAATGAATCAGGAAGTTTGGGAAGCCAGCTTGCTTTATAGCCAAGTGGATAAAGACCAAAAAGATAGTCCCTTGGGAGAAATGGCCCGTTACAAAAACGCCAAACTCTCTTATTATAAGGGAGATTTTGAGTGGGCACAAGATCAGCTGGAAATTCTAAAAGGAGCCACCTCAGAGCTTATTTCCAATGATGCCATTGATGTTTCTGTCTTTATTATGGAACATTACAACTTGGATACGACGGCCAACAGCATGCGTCTTTTTGCACAGGCAGAGTTAAAAATCTTTCAGCATCGTTTTGAGGAAGCTTTTACGCAAATGGACAGCATTAAAATCTTATACAAGGGCCATGGATTAGAAGACGACATCCATTTTGCCCGGGCCAAGGTCTTTTTGCAAAAATTAGATTATAGCAAAGCCTTAACCGAATTAGAGCAGATTGTTGCTAATTATCCAGAGGGCATTTTAGTTGACAATGCGCTTTTCCAAATGGCCCAAATTTATGAAGAACGACTCAAGCAGCCAGAAAAAGCCATGCCGCTCTATGAGCAAATTTTGATGGAGCATATGGGCAGCTACTTTACGGTAGAAGCCCGCAAACGCTTCCGAAAATTGCGTGGTGATGGCGTATAA
- a CDS encoding WG repeat-containing protein, protein MNFRYFFFAIALFIGFQSASAQSSWALYSSEDVVIEMTAIGEETASGAEVVSAYQEGVALTKLYNKYGLVNVQGVEIIAPRYEEIRPFENGYAAIRKGNKWSFINKQGQKISNFRFDWVGRFEQGAAAVQMEGKWGFINEQGALITAAQFEAVRSFGKNGQALVKKDGQWYNLNQKGELQLLQTTLEPSLQASL, encoded by the coding sequence ATGAACTTTCGTTATTTCTTTTTCGCTATCGCTTTGTTTATCGGTTTTCAGTCTGCTTCAGCTCAATCGAGCTGGGCTTTATATAGCAGCGAAGATGTTGTTATTGAAATGACTGCTATTGGTGAAGAGACGGCTAGTGGAGCTGAGGTAGTTTCTGCCTATCAAGAAGGGGTTGCCCTAACTAAACTATATAATAAATATGGTTTGGTCAATGTACAGGGCGTAGAAATTATTGCTCCTCGTTATGAGGAAATTCGTCCCTTTGAAAATGGCTATGCAGCTATTCGCAAAGGCAACAAATGGAGTTTTATCAATAAGCAAGGTCAAAAGATCAGTAACTTCCGTTTTGATTGGGTAGGTCGCTTTGAGCAAGGTGCTGCTGCTGTTCAAATGGAAGGTAAATGGGGCTTTATCAATGAACAAGGTGCTTTGATTACAGCGGCTCAATTTGAAGCTGTACGCAGCTTTGGCAAAAATGGTCAAGCTCTAGTTAAAAAAGATGGCCAATGGTATAACTTGAATCAAAAAGGAGAATTGCAACTTTTGCAGACTACTTTGGAGCCAAGTCTACAAGCTAGTCTCTAA
- a CDS encoding 2-oxoglutarate dehydrogenase E1 component — protein sequence MSYSFISNAHPGYIDNLYKTYKEDPEQVAEGWKQFFAGFDFAIEQGAAEPTDSIEGGLSMGNLQKEFAVLGLIHGYRQRGHLLSTTNPVRPRRFRFPNVDLANYNLTEEDLEQSFMAGAEIGMPNAKLKDIRNRLIEIYCGNIGVEYSHIENRDKRMWLRDRMEQSQPQKAYDLSISQKRRILEKLNGAVGFENFLAKKYVAQKRFGLEGGETTIPALDAIICKGAEEGVEEVVIGMAHRGRLNVLVNIMGKTYDHIFSEFQNVMPEETFGDGDVKYHLGYASKYPTPSGKEVHMKLVPNPSHLEAVGPVVQGYARAQADVLYTSDFDKILPILIHGDAAVAGQGVVYEVVQMSQLEGYYTGGTIHFVINNQVGFTTDFEDARSSTYCTGAAALVQAPVFHVNGDDPDAVIFAATLAAEYRQKFNTDVFIDMVCYRKHGHNEGDDPKFTQPKLYEFIKNHRDPRSIYIDRLIEQGAIEKEMAEQMDQEFNTFLQERFDRVEQKEVDYTLQAPEVAWSQLQKKTSWEDYLKSPDTAISEEQLTYILNNLQEIPKEFNMLSKFKRILKRSQAYIEEGKCDWSMAEHLAYGSLLLDGHPIRMSGQDVKRGTFSHRNAVLYDVKTNEQYSRLNHLKEGEQAEFRIFNSLLSEFAVLGFEYGYSLASPDSLVVWEAQFGDFVNGAQTIIDQFITSSESKWARMSGLVMLLPHGYEGQGPEHSSARLERFLQACAEYNMTVANVTTPANFFHLIRRQLARPFRKPLVVMSPKKLLRLKECISDFKDFTVGGFQETFDDASVKDASKIKKVLCCTGRLYYDLLEKKEKEGHDDIAIVRLEQLYPFPQAQVNELIKKYANAKFFWVQEEPSNMGSWQYLLAFYRNYDLGLIARKSSASPATGYKKQHEQELEDILQRAFAPIEELAQSHK from the coding sequence ATGAGCTACTCTTTTATTTCCAATGCCCATCCAGGTTATATTGACAATCTGTACAAGACCTATAAAGAGGACCCTGAGCAAGTGGCCGAGGGCTGGAAACAATTTTTTGCAGGATTTGATTTTGCCATTGAGCAGGGGGCTGCTGAGCCTACCGATAGCATTGAAGGCGGCCTTTCTATGGGCAACCTTCAAAAAGAATTTGCTGTATTGGGACTGATTCACGGTTATCGTCAGCGGGGGCACCTGTTGTCTACAACCAATCCCGTACGGCCCAGACGTTTTCGTTTCCCTAATGTCGACTTGGCCAACTACAACCTCACAGAGGAAGATTTGGAGCAAAGTTTTATGGCTGGAGCCGAAATCGGAATGCCCAATGCCAAATTGAAGGATATCCGCAACCGACTAATCGAAATTTATTGTGGCAATATTGGTGTAGAATACAGCCATATTGAGAACCGCGACAAGCGCATGTGGCTCCGTGACCGCATGGAGCAAAGCCAACCACAGAAAGCTTATGACCTAAGCATTTCGCAAAAGCGTCGCATTTTGGAAAAGCTCAATGGAGCTGTTGGCTTTGAAAACTTTTTGGCCAAGAAATATGTGGCCCAAAAGCGCTTTGGTCTAGAAGGTGGAGAAACAACAATTCCAGCTCTAGATGCTATTATCTGCAAAGGCGCAGAGGAAGGCGTAGAGGAAGTGGTCATTGGAATGGCTCACCGTGGTCGCCTCAATGTTTTGGTAAACATTATGGGCAAAACCTATGATCATATCTTTAGTGAGTTCCAAAATGTCATGCCCGAAGAAACCTTTGGCGATGGCGATGTGAAATATCACCTAGGCTATGCCTCTAAGTATCCCACCCCTTCTGGCAAAGAGGTCCATATGAAATTGGTCCCTAACCCTTCTCACCTAGAGGCAGTAGGTCCTGTCGTACAAGGTTATGCCCGCGCTCAGGCCGATGTTCTTTACACCTCTGACTTTGACAAAATTCTACCTATTCTCATTCATGGAGATGCTGCTGTTGCTGGACAAGGGGTAGTTTATGAGGTGGTCCAAATGAGCCAACTAGAAGGTTATTATACTGGTGGAACGATCCATTTTGTCATTAACAACCAAGTTGGATTTACTACCGACTTTGAAGATGCTCGCTCTTCTACCTATTGTACTGGAGCTGCAGCCTTGGTGCAAGCCCCCGTTTTCCACGTCAATGGAGATGATCCCGATGCCGTTATTTTTGCCGCAACACTAGCCGCTGAATATCGCCAGAAGTTTAATACAGATGTATTTATTGATATGGTTTGCTACCGCAAACATGGGCACAATGAAGGAGATGATCCCAAATTTACACAGCCCAAACTCTATGAGTTTATCAAAAATCATCGTGATCCTCGCTCTATCTATATCGATCGCCTAATCGAACAAGGCGCTATCGAAAAAGAAATGGCGGAGCAAATGGACCAAGAATTTAATACCTTCTTGCAAGAACGCTTTGACCGAGTAGAACAAAAAGAAGTAGACTATACACTTCAAGCTCCAGAAGTAGCCTGGAGCCAATTGCAAAAGAAAACCTCTTGGGAAGATTATCTAAAATCTCCCGATACGGCTATTTCTGAAGAGCAATTGACCTATATCCTCAATAACCTACAAGAGATTCCCAAGGAGTTCAATATGCTCTCTAAGTTTAAGCGGATTCTCAAACGTAGCCAAGCCTATATCGAAGAAGGCAAATGCGACTGGTCTATGGCCGAGCATTTGGCTTATGGCTCTTTGCTTTTGGATGGTCATCCTATCCGCATGAGTGGACAAGATGTTAAGCGCGGGACCTTCTCGCACCGCAATGCTGTCCTCTATGATGTAAAAACCAATGAGCAATATAGCCGCCTCAACCACCTAAAAGAAGGAGAACAAGCCGAATTCCGCATTTTCAACTCTCTACTTTCTGAGTTTGCTGTTTTGGGCTTTGAATACGGTTATTCTTTGGCTTCTCCCGATAGCCTAGTGGTTTGGGAAGCACAGTTTGGCGACTTTGTCAACGGTGCCCAAACTATTATTGACCAGTTCATTACTTCTTCTGAAAGTAAATGGGCGCGCATGAGCGGTTTGGTCATGCTTCTCCCTCATGGCTATGAAGGGCAAGGCCCCGAGCACTCTTCTGCTCGCCTAGAACGCTTCTTGCAAGCCTGCGCAGAATACAATATGACCGTAGCCAATGTAACTACACCAGCCAACTTCTTCCACCTCATCCGCAGACAATTGGCCCGCCCCTTCCGCAAACCTCTTGTTGTGATGTCTCCAAAGAAGCTGCTCCGTCTCAAAGAATGTATTTCTGATTTCAAAGACTTTACCGTTGGTGGTTTCCAAGAAACCTTTGATGACGCTAGCGTAAAAGATGCCAGCAAAATCAAAAAAGTACTTTGCTGTACAGGCCGCCTTTATTATGACCTATTAGAGAAGAAAGAGAAAGAAGGACATGACGATATCGCTATCGTTCGTCTAGAACAGCTCTACCCCTTCCCTCAAGCACAGGTCAATGAATTGATTAAGAAATATGCCAACGCCAAGTTCTTCTGGGTACAAGAAGAACCCTCAAACATGGGATCTTGGCAATATCTCTTAGCCTTCTACCGCAACTATGATTTGGGCCTCATCGCCCGCAAATCTAGTGCTTCTCCAGCCACGGGATACAAAAAACAACATGAGCAAGAGCTAGAAGATATACTTCAACGAGCTTTTGCACCTATAGAAGAATTGGCGCAAAGCCATAAATAA
- a CDS encoding mannose-1-phosphate guanylyltransferase — protein MQLSNDYVFIMAGGLGTRFWPASRHSLPKQFLDVLGVGQTLLQLTVKRFERFIPKENIFIVTSEEHGQLALEQSGLAPQNIIMEPARKNTAPCIAMGMRFLEQINPQARVVLAPSDHLILNEAEFVKKLQEGLDFVGQNEALLTLGIQPHYPNTGYGYIHFDAQAQGNISKVKQFTEKPELEKAKAFLAGGEHLWNAGIYLWSVQTIQKALAKHSPSLYQAFQNYDGQLQNKLAVPQGSAAIYEQIESISIDYAVSEKADNIYTLPADIGWSDVGTWQALQQVAPNKDEDNNLVLGLDKKQCQLANSKNNLLYSSQNRPVILYDLDNMLVVDEPQLLLLAPLSAEQHIKEIRQAAVDQWGEDLL, from the coding sequence ATGCAGTTATCTAACGACTATGTCTTTATTATGGCTGGGGGGCTCGGCACTCGATTTTGGCCCGCTAGCCGCCATAGCTTACCCAAACAATTCCTAGATGTTTTGGGCGTAGGCCAAACACTCCTTCAACTGACGGTCAAACGCTTTGAACGCTTTATTCCCAAAGAAAATATCTTTATCGTTACTTCTGAGGAACACGGCCAACTGGCCCTAGAGCAATCCGGTCTCGCCCCTCAGAATATCATTATGGAGCCCGCCCGCAAAAATACAGCGCCCTGTATTGCTATGGGGATGCGCTTTTTAGAGCAAATCAACCCCCAAGCCCGCGTGGTCCTCGCCCCCTCCGATCACCTAATTCTCAATGAAGCAGAGTTTGTTAAAAAACTACAGGAAGGTCTCGATTTTGTAGGCCAAAATGAGGCGCTACTTACCCTCGGCATCCAACCCCACTACCCCAATACTGGCTATGGCTATATTCATTTTGATGCCCAAGCCCAAGGAAATATCTCTAAGGTTAAACAGTTTACCGAAAAACCCGAACTAGAAAAAGCCAAGGCCTTTTTGGCCGGTGGCGAACATCTCTGGAATGCAGGCATCTACCTCTGGTCGGTCCAAACGATCCAAAAAGCTTTGGCCAAACATAGCCCTAGCCTCTATCAAGCGTTCCAAAATTATGATGGCCAACTCCAAAATAAACTGGCCGTTCCCCAAGGCAGCGCAGCCATCTATGAGCAAATAGAAAGTATTTCTATTGACTATGCCGTGAGCGAAAAAGCCGATAATATCTATACCCTGCCCGCCGATATCGGCTGGTCTGATGTGGGCACCTGGCAGGCCCTCCAACAAGTGGCCCCCAACAAAGACGAGGATAATAACCTGGTCCTGGGCCTCGATAAAAAGCAATGCCAACTCGCCAATAGCAAAAATAATCTGCTCTATAGCAGCCAAAACCGCCCCGTCATTCTCTACGATCTAGACAATATGCTGGTGGTCGATGAACCTCAATTGCTCCTCTTGGCCCCCCTCTCCGCAGAACAACATATCAAGGAGATTCGCCAAGCAGCCGTAGACCAATGGGGCGAGGATTTACTCTAA